From the Prosthecobacter fusiformis genome, one window contains:
- a CDS encoding response regulator, whose product MKRILIVDDHQLMRDAYKHAMMTLGSYEFGEAGTYQEANALMAEHPWDIVILDVTIPGRNGLDFLAEIKAQPKSPTVLVCSGHDESVYGVRAFKAGAAGYVCKTAGTGEFLKAVKEILIGQNYISPSLAQNLAAFVRSDFQEQPHTTLSEREFQVLRKLINGDPIKEIAAQLNLSSKTVSTYRVRLMEKLRVKSLPELVQYCIQHGLMEKAG is encoded by the coding sequence ATGAAGAGAATTCTAATTGTAGATGACCACCAACTCATGCGCGATGCCTACAAGCACGCCATGATGACCCTGGGCAGTTATGAATTTGGCGAGGCTGGAACTTACCAGGAGGCCAATGCATTGATGGCTGAACATCCCTGGGACATCGTCATCCTGGATGTAACCATCCCTGGGCGTAACGGACTGGACTTCCTGGCGGAAATCAAAGCGCAGCCAAAGTCACCCACCGTCCTAGTCTGCAGCGGACATGATGAATCCGTTTATGGTGTGCGTGCCTTCAAGGCAGGAGCAGCCGGGTATGTCTGCAAGACCGCAGGTACGGGCGAGTTCCTCAAAGCGGTGAAGGAAATCCTCATCGGCCAAAATTACATCAGCCCTAGCCTCGCTCAAAACCTCGCCGCTTTTGTCCGTTCCGATTTCCAGGAGCAACCGCACACCACCCTTTCCGAGCGGGAGTTCCAGGTTCTCAGGAAGCTCATCAACGGAGATCCCATCAAGGAAATCGCCGCCCAACTCAATCTCAGCAGCAAAACCGTCAGCACTTATCGGGTGCGCCTCATGGAAAAGCTGCGGGTCAAATCCCTGCCAGAACTGGTGCAATACTGCATCCAGCACGGGCTGATGGAAAAAGCAGGCTGA
- a CDS encoding TAT-variant-translocated molybdopterin oxidoreductase — translation MKRIWNHPEEPQAGKRYWRSTGELERRSEFLNKLGVEFPAGDTLNEEERETSRRDFLKLMGASTAMMGLASCRRPLTNILPYTDHVEWVVPGKPLLYATVKPTATGVMPIVAVTHEGRPTHLQGNPLHPLGGGLDSFAQASILDVYDPERSQSPLAAGKKISWEAAGKKIASIVEASQKSAGADLAVIVGKTTSPTTHRLLGELKAALPQVKLIGYEALATEGLDRVQKDVLGTGVKTFVRFSKALRIISLDSDFLGLDPVAGENIKHFTRQRSKDAPGGEMNRLYALENRYTVTGGMADHRKPLAASLIPVAAAVIASELGEASAKALADTAPASLKEWLAPAIADLIDNKGKSVVLAGSRYGAEVHALVASINNALGAYGSTVALLQSAGEVELGNFAELTAALDAGTVKTVISLTPSNLLFDAPGAAALADTMKDKAVELVHLGHLADVTGRKAALHLPSAHFLESWGDARAADGTYSVVQPMILPLYDGVSENEVLLALLGRKKLGPAEAPAADAAAPAPEDPAYQAVRDTFAAVAGSLDEVKWNFTLRDGFLKGSAYVKSSGVVNTSAVAGLVAAVPVPVAPSAESFEVVLLPDSGVYDGRYSSNAWLQEAPDPVTKLTWDNAALLGAAAFRSMGLKEGQMVKITVNGAEIKIPAIEAPGHVSHSISISVGYGQDKLGFVGSGSAEKKKGQARGFNAYPLRKALGEYVLPGAKIEKLEEVYELAITQEHNTMEGRALYREGTLETFAKKPDFAQTTGMDGHIPQNISFYKGQLGVRSETNPEGFDYEKQHQWGMTIDLSKCLGCNACNIACTSENNIPVVGKDQVRKGRLMQWIRMDRYFASAKWGAENAKSDDVNIEPTVEQLENAEMVQQPVACQQCESAPCETVCPVNATVHTTDGLNAMAYNRCIGTRYCANNCPYTARRFNWFDYNKRPLDELYWGPLSTAEKTGVRESVQLQKNPNVTVRMRGVIEKCTYCVQRLEAAKIQQKQKQRDSKNFRIPTDSVKVACQAACSTEAIVFGDLADPKSAVVKSKASPRNYQLLKYIGTQPRTSYLARLKNPNPNPSMPGAADVAAWSAHQI, via the coding sequence ATGAAACGCATCTGGAATCACCCCGAAGAGCCTCAGGCCGGCAAGCGCTATTGGCGCAGCACAGGCGAACTGGAGCGTCGCTCGGAGTTTCTGAACAAACTCGGTGTCGAGTTCCCTGCTGGGGACACTCTGAACGAAGAAGAACGCGAAACATCCCGTCGTGACTTCCTCAAGCTCATGGGGGCCTCGACGGCCATGATGGGCCTCGCTTCCTGCCGCCGACCGCTGACCAACATTCTTCCCTACACGGATCATGTGGAGTGGGTCGTCCCGGGCAAGCCTCTACTCTATGCCACGGTGAAGCCAACAGCGACGGGTGTCATGCCGATTGTGGCAGTCACCCACGAAGGTCGTCCTACTCACCTTCAGGGTAATCCACTGCACCCCCTCGGTGGCGGTTTGGACAGCTTTGCACAGGCTTCCATCCTGGACGTTTATGATCCAGAGCGCTCCCAGTCCCCTCTGGCCGCTGGCAAGAAGATCTCCTGGGAAGCTGCGGGCAAGAAAATAGCTTCGATCGTGGAAGCCTCGCAAAAAAGCGCCGGAGCTGATCTGGCGGTGATTGTCGGCAAAACGACGTCCCCAACCACTCATCGCCTCTTGGGTGAATTGAAGGCTGCTTTGCCCCAGGTGAAACTGATCGGTTACGAGGCTCTCGCCACCGAAGGTCTGGACCGTGTGCAGAAAGATGTGCTTGGCACCGGAGTGAAGACCTTTGTCCGCTTCAGCAAGGCACTGCGCATCATCTCTCTAGATAGTGATTTCTTGGGTCTGGACCCAGTCGCCGGTGAAAACATCAAGCACTTCACTAGGCAGCGCTCCAAAGACGCTCCTGGTGGTGAGATGAACCGCCTGTATGCGCTGGAAAACCGTTACACCGTCACGGGTGGTATGGCAGACCATCGCAAGCCCCTGGCTGCCAGCCTGATTCCTGTGGCTGCAGCGGTGATCGCCTCCGAATTGGGTGAAGCATCTGCTAAAGCGCTGGCGGATACTGCTCCTGCTTCGCTGAAAGAATGGCTGGCTCCAGCCATTGCCGACTTGATTGATAACAAAGGTAAGTCTGTGGTGCTGGCGGGTTCCCGCTATGGCGCTGAGGTGCATGCTCTGGTGGCTTCCATCAACAATGCGCTCGGTGCTTACGGTTCGACAGTCGCCCTCCTACAGTCTGCTGGTGAAGTTGAATTGGGCAACTTTGCAGAACTGACTGCCGCTCTGGATGCTGGCACCGTGAAGACCGTCATCTCGCTGACACCTTCAAATCTGTTATTTGATGCTCCTGGAGCAGCCGCACTGGCGGATACGATGAAGGACAAAGCGGTGGAGCTTGTCCACCTCGGTCATCTGGCTGACGTGACTGGCCGCAAAGCCGCACTGCACCTTCCTTCTGCACATTTCCTGGAGTCCTGGGGTGATGCACGCGCAGCAGATGGCACTTATTCGGTCGTGCAGCCAATGATCCTGCCGCTCTATGATGGCGTCAGTGAAAATGAAGTTTTGCTGGCTCTCCTGGGGCGCAAAAAACTCGGTCCTGCTGAAGCTCCCGCTGCCGATGCCGCCGCACCTGCCCCGGAAGATCCTGCTTATCAGGCTGTCCGCGATACTTTCGCTGCCGTTGCTGGCAGTCTGGATGAAGTGAAATGGAATTTCACTCTTCGTGACGGCTTCCTCAAAGGCTCTGCGTATGTCAAGTCATCCGGCGTGGTGAACACCTCCGCCGTTGCTGGTCTGGTGGCCGCCGTGCCGGTGCCTGTTGCTCCTTCTGCTGAATCTTTTGAAGTCGTTCTTCTTCCTGATTCCGGGGTTTACGATGGCCGTTATTCCAGTAATGCCTGGCTGCAAGAAGCTCCAGACCCAGTCACCAAGCTTACTTGGGACAATGCGGCGCTGCTCGGTGCCGCCGCCTTCCGCTCTATGGGGCTGAAGGAAGGTCAGATGGTGAAAATCACCGTCAACGGCGCGGAAATTAAGATCCCTGCGATTGAGGCTCCGGGTCACGTTTCCCATTCCATCAGTATTTCGGTCGGCTACGGTCAGGACAAACTCGGATTTGTCGGCTCTGGCAGCGCTGAGAAAAAGAAGGGTCAGGCCCGTGGATTCAATGCCTATCCTTTGCGTAAAGCCCTGGGCGAATACGTCCTGCCAGGTGCCAAGATCGAGAAACTGGAAGAAGTTTACGAACTGGCCATCACGCAGGAGCACAACACGATGGAAGGCCGCGCGCTGTATCGTGAAGGCACCCTGGAGACTTTTGCCAAAAAGCCTGATTTTGCTCAGACCACGGGCATGGACGGGCATATCCCGCAGAATATTTCTTTCTACAAGGGCCAGCTCGGCGTGCGTAGCGAAACTAATCCAGAAGGGTTCGATTACGAGAAGCAGCACCAGTGGGGCATGACCATTGACCTGAGCAAGTGCCTGGGTTGCAATGCTTGTAACATCGCTTGTACTTCGGAAAATAACATCCCGGTTGTCGGCAAGGATCAGGTCCGCAAGGGCCGTCTCATGCAGTGGATCCGCATGGATCGCTACTTCGCCAGCGCTAAGTGGGGCGCGGAAAACGCGAAGTCTGATGACGTCAACATTGAGCCGACTGTCGAGCAGCTTGAAAATGCTGAGATGGTGCAGCAGCCGGTCGCTTGCCAGCAGTGCGAATCTGCTCCTTGTGAAACTGTCTGTCCGGTCAATGCCACAGTGCATACCACCGATGGTCTGAATGCCATGGCCTATAACCGCTGCATCGGCACCCGGTATTGCGCTAACAACTGCCCATACACAGCCCGTCGTTTCAACTGGTTCGACTACAACAAGCGTCCTCTCGACGAACTTTATTGGGGTCCGCTTTCCACCGCTGAAAAAACCGGTGTTCGCGAATCCGTCCAGCTTCAGAAGAATCCAAACGTCACCGTCCGTATGCGCGGCGTGATCGAGAAGTGCACCTACTGTGTGCAGCGTCTCGAAGCTGCCAAGATTCAACAGAAGCAGAAGCAGCGTGATTCCAAGAACTTCCGTATCCCGACGGACTCTGTCAAAGTGGCTTGCCAGGCAGCCTGCTCTACTGAGGCGATTGTCTTCGGTGACCTTGCCGATCCTAAGTCGGCAGTGGTGAAGTCCAAAGCTTCGCCTCGCAACTATCAGCTCTTGAAATACATCGGCACCCAGCCCCGCACCAGCTACCTGGCCCGTCTGAAAAATCCGAATCCGAATCCATCCATGCCCGGTGCCGCCGACGTCGCCGCCTGGAGCGCCCACCAAATTTAA
- a CDS encoding bifunctional UDP-3-O-[3-hydroxymyristoyl] N-acetylglucosamine deacetylase/3-hydroxyacyl-ACP dehydratase, which yields MPASDRQHTLAKPASITGTSLHTGEQVTLTLQPAPENFGFKFRRMDLEDKPFIPALVEKVQKVERATTIAEGGVNVHTVEHVISALAGMGVDNAIIEMDANEPPIVDGSSLPFVELIKKAGLQEQSEARKIFEIREPIYQETRDGTIITIVPDKKFRVSCTNVGPGGRFTQYISLEINPEVYEKEIAPARTFVYYEDIAPLMEKGLIKGGTLEAAVVVRGETLLSKQPLRFNNEFVRHKILDIIGDLMLSGKRITGHVIAVRPGHGPNTEMARAIVSQYNAMRAMVPPAVNIPSGEAVLDINEVMNILPHRYPFLLVDRIIGFEGETKCRGIKNVTINEQFFQGHFPGHPIMPGVLQLEAMAQVASIVLLRMPSHQGKIGYFLSANNVKWRKPVVPGDTLIIETEITKAKRSIAQAVGRCLVNGQVVSEAELMFNVVDR from the coding sequence ATGCCTGCCTCAGACCGTCAACACACGCTGGCCAAGCCCGCCTCCATCACTGGCACCTCACTCCACACCGGTGAGCAAGTCACGCTGACCCTTCAGCCCGCTCCTGAAAACTTCGGGTTTAAATTCCGACGTATGGACCTGGAGGACAAGCCGTTCATCCCCGCCCTGGTCGAAAAAGTCCAGAAGGTGGAACGTGCGACCACCATCGCGGAAGGTGGGGTAAATGTGCATACGGTGGAGCACGTGATCAGTGCCCTGGCCGGGATGGGCGTGGACAATGCCATCATCGAGATGGATGCAAACGAGCCCCCGATCGTGGATGGAAGCTCGCTACCCTTTGTGGAGCTGATCAAAAAAGCCGGTCTGCAGGAGCAGTCTGAGGCCCGGAAGATCTTTGAGATCCGTGAGCCGATCTACCAGGAGACGAGGGATGGAACGATCATCACCATCGTACCGGATAAGAAATTCCGTGTCAGTTGCACGAATGTGGGGCCTGGAGGACGCTTCACGCAGTATATTTCCCTGGAGATCAATCCTGAGGTCTATGAGAAGGAGATCGCCCCGGCGCGTACCTTCGTTTATTATGAAGACATCGCCCCGCTGATGGAAAAGGGGCTGATCAAAGGCGGTACGCTTGAAGCTGCGGTGGTGGTGCGGGGAGAGACGCTGCTGTCGAAACAGCCATTGCGTTTCAACAACGAATTCGTCCGCCACAAGATTTTGGACATCATCGGAGACCTGATGCTTTCCGGCAAACGCATCACAGGTCACGTCATCGCGGTGCGGCCGGGTCACGGCCCGAATACGGAGATGGCGCGTGCGATTGTCTCCCAATACAACGCGATGCGTGCGATGGTGCCGCCAGCGGTGAACATCCCGAGCGGTGAAGCGGTGCTGGACATCAATGAGGTGATGAACATCCTGCCGCATCGGTATCCCTTCCTGCTGGTGGACCGGATCATCGGCTTCGAGGGTGAAACGAAGTGCCGTGGCATCAAGAACGTGACCATCAATGAGCAGTTCTTCCAAGGCCACTTCCCAGGGCACCCGATTATGCCAGGGGTGCTGCAGCTGGAGGCCATGGCGCAGGTGGCCAGCATCGTCCTGCTGAGAATGCCGAGCCATCAGGGCAAGATCGGCTACTTCCTGAGTGCGAACAATGTGAAGTGGCGCAAGCCGGTGGTGCCTGGGGACACCCTCATCATCGAAACGGAGATCACGAAGGCGAAGCGCAGCATTGCCCAGGCCGTCGGTCGCTGTCTGGTCAATGGCCAGGTGGTCTCTGAGGCGGAGCTTATGTTCAATGTGGTTGACCGTTAA
- a CDS encoding non-canonical purine NTP pyrophosphatase: MTQILLATSNTHKTQEVAAMLGPDWQVQDLSAHPGLVPPEETGSTFEENAIIKAQGGSSACPGMLVLADDSGLEVDVLDKQPGVRSARYAGESATDADNRRLLKDRLRRVSTNPGQVFPARFRCSLALVRDGEVLHVADGIVEGHVGVIEHGKGGFGYDSMFTPKGHRLTFGELPAEVKNQLSHRARAMESMQNWLQNNPQIVNG, from the coding sequence ATGACCCAGATCCTGCTTGCCACTTCAAATACTCATAAAACCCAGGAAGTTGCCGCCATGCTGGGGCCTGACTGGCAAGTTCAGGACCTAAGCGCACACCCCGGACTGGTCCCACCAGAGGAAACAGGCAGCACTTTTGAAGAAAACGCCATCATCAAAGCCCAAGGCGGCAGCTCCGCCTGCCCAGGCATGCTTGTTCTTGCCGACGATTCCGGCCTGGAAGTGGATGTCCTGGACAAGCAGCCCGGCGTTCGCTCCGCTAGATATGCGGGGGAAAGTGCCACGGATGCAGACAACCGCCGCCTGCTGAAAGACCGGCTGCGCCGCGTCAGCACCAATCCCGGTCAGGTCTTCCCGGCACGCTTTCGCTGCTCCCTCGCACTCGTTCGCGATGGCGAGGTCCTTCACGTGGCAGACGGCATTGTCGAAGGCCATGTCGGCGTCATCGAGCATGGCAAGGGTGGCTTTGGATATGATTCCATGTTCACGCCCAAAGGTCATCGCCTCACTTTTGGGGAACTCCCAGCCGAGGTGAAAAATCAGCTCAGCCACCGTGCTCGCGCCATGGAATCCATGCAAAACTGGCTGCAAAACAATCCGCAGATAGTAAATGGCTAG
- a CDS encoding retropepsin-like aspartic protease — MTLPLRLSMGVPVLEAGINGRGAVSMMLDTGASRTMLQAATAVSHKVPIMRAEDAKVEMQGVVGKETGRIGLLNPLTLGSWSLNGYPCLVRTYENRLTGMSGAASFPESLLGFDVAVNYCRYLTLNYPGESVIFGFGQAFVPQAGTRKSSVPFKMKHGVPFITLRSGAHSWEAIVDSGSFNGIEINEEVAKKLGVHQGGRKVSGLYLMSIGGTVSSSQANLRTVKLPDLTLCGGKYKEVEVDISPGPPRVGSHFLKDYRATFDFKSKKLWLEW; from the coding sequence ATGACGCTGCCTCTGCGGCTTTCCATGGGGGTGCCTGTACTGGAAGCCGGGATCAATGGCCGGGGTGCAGTCTCCATGATGCTGGATACAGGTGCCTCGCGGACGATGCTGCAGGCGGCGACAGCGGTGAGCCATAAAGTGCCCATCATGCGTGCCGAAGATGCAAAGGTGGAAATGCAGGGGGTGGTGGGCAAGGAGACGGGGCGCATCGGCCTGTTGAACCCACTGACTCTAGGGTCCTGGTCGCTTAACGGTTACCCCTGCCTGGTGCGCACCTATGAAAACCGGCTCACGGGCATGAGCGGAGCCGCTAGTTTTCCTGAAAGTCTGCTCGGTTTTGATGTGGCGGTGAATTATTGCCGCTACCTGACGCTGAACTATCCGGGTGAAAGTGTCATTTTCGGCTTTGGCCAGGCTTTTGTCCCGCAGGCAGGGACACGTAAATCCTCGGTTCCCTTCAAAATGAAACACGGGGTTCCCTTCATCACCCTCCGTTCTGGCGCACATAGCTGGGAGGCGATTGTGGACTCGGGGTCGTTTAACGGCATCGAAATCAATGAAGAGGTGGCCAAAAAATTGGGTGTGCACCAAGGGGGGAGGAAAGTCAGCGGGCTCTATCTCATGTCCATTGGCGGCACTGTGTCCTCCTCACAGGCGAATTTGCGCACGGTAAAACTGCCGGATCTCACCTTGTGCGGGGGCAAATACAAGGAGGTGGAAGTGGATATCTCCCCTGGCCCACCGAGGGTAGGCAGCCACTTCCTGAAGGATTACCGGGCCACCTTTGACTTCAAGAGCAAGAAGCTCTGGCTGGAGTGGTGA
- a CDS encoding ABC transporter permease: MSLLARHPILRLVASPQHLWRTVSLGMKSIWLNKLRSFLTALGVIFGVASVVAMLAIGEGASHEAQEQIRRLGSQNIILESVKPPDGQGSSAEARSMVLEYGLTTRDMQQIRQTVPGVSVVVPSRILSENIWNLDRSVDGQILGVLPVYPEMRNRKVIQGRFFSDLELNEKLPVCVLNQSAAAKLFPLSTPTGKSIRVKGYYYRILGIMEDEGQRVGGEGGGSSNSGNSQMMIPFTTLMDQYGETFFRMRSGGFEAEKVEFHEAIVRVNDVKQVESRANAIRHLLAKNHKKEDWRIIVPVELLRQAERTKQIFSIVLGSIAAISLLVGGIGIMNIMLASVTERTREIGIRRAMGARQADIVVQFLIETVLLSGAGGVLGVIVGVSIPIAVEHFAGVTTVVKIWSPALAFLISVFTGIAFGIYPARRAAQMNPVEALRHE; the protein is encoded by the coding sequence ATGTCACTGCTCGCCCGTCATCCCATCCTTCGTCTCGTCGCCTCGCCCCAGCATCTGTGGCGCACTGTCTCCCTGGGTATGAAGAGCATCTGGCTGAACAAGCTACGCTCTTTTTTGACAGCCTTGGGCGTCATCTTCGGCGTCGCCTCCGTGGTGGCCATGCTGGCCATCGGTGAAGGGGCCAGTCATGAGGCACAGGAGCAGATCCGCCGCCTGGGCAGCCAGAATATCATTTTAGAAAGCGTCAAACCGCCGGACGGCCAAGGCTCCTCAGCCGAAGCACGCAGCATGGTCCTGGAATACGGCCTGACCACCCGGGACATGCAGCAGATCCGCCAGACTGTGCCAGGGGTCAGCGTCGTTGTCCCCAGCCGTATCCTCAGTGAAAACATCTGGAATCTGGATCGCAGTGTGGATGGCCAGATCCTTGGGGTCCTTCCCGTCTATCCAGAAATGCGCAATCGCAAAGTCATCCAGGGCCGGTTCTTTTCAGACCTGGAGCTCAATGAAAAGCTGCCTGTGTGTGTGCTGAACCAAAGCGCAGCCGCCAAGCTTTTCCCCCTATCCACACCCACCGGAAAATCCATCCGGGTGAAGGGATACTATTACCGGATCCTGGGGATCATGGAGGATGAAGGCCAGCGCGTAGGAGGCGAAGGCGGCGGCTCCAGCAATTCAGGAAACTCCCAAATGATGATCCCCTTCACCACCCTGATGGATCAGTATGGAGAGACGTTTTTCAGGATGCGTAGCGGCGGTTTCGAGGCTGAAAAAGTGGAGTTCCACGAAGCCATCGTGCGGGTGAACGACGTCAAGCAGGTGGAAAGCCGGGCCAATGCCATCCGTCACCTCCTGGCCAAAAATCACAAAAAAGAAGACTGGCGCATCATTGTCCCCGTGGAGCTTTTACGCCAGGCCGAGCGGACCAAACAGATCTTCAGCATCGTCCTCGGCAGCATCGCCGCCATCTCGCTGCTCGTAGGCGGCATCGGCATCATGAACATCATGCTGGCCAGCGTCACCGAGCGCACCCGCGAGATCGGCATCCGCCGCGCGATGGGTGCCAGACAGGCAGACATCGTGGTCCAGTTCCTCATTGAAACGGTGCTGCTTTCCGGCGCAGGGGGCGTGCTCGGGGTGATCGTCGGTGTCTCCATCCCGATTGCCGTGGAGCACTTTGCTGGCGTCACCACCGTGGTGAAAATCTGGTCCCCTGCCCTGGCCTTTTTGATCTCCGTATTCACCGGCATCGCCTTCGGCATTTACCCTGCCAGAAGGGCAGCTCAAATGAATCCGGTGGAGGCGCTCCGGCACGAATAA
- a CDS encoding cytochrome c3 family protein produces MGNFFPRWTNWLPLKLAVGVAFIAFGVSVGVAYYFTPKYTRVGYEPTQPVPFSHKIHAGQLGLDCRYCHSFVENSSHANVPTNQTCFNCHGPGKGNIKSASPKLELVVKAQETKQPIPWVKVHKAPDYVYFNHSAHLNRGISCQSCHGQVNEMEVVKHAEPQSMGWCLDCHRNPEQKLRPLDQITNLNYKPEQLDRTAFYQSLITKGVKAEEIAETIGEGKKATSVEELVTLASESYGKQVTQLEVGSQLKKHWQVQPPENCTSCHR; encoded by the coding sequence ATGGGTAATTTCTTTCCGCGTTGGACCAATTGGCTGCCTTTAAAGCTGGCCGTCGGGGTCGCATTCATCGCTTTTGGGGTGAGTGTGGGCGTCGCGTACTACTTCACTCCGAAATACACACGGGTGGGATATGAGCCGACTCAGCCTGTACCATTCTCCCACAAGATTCACGCCGGGCAGCTAGGCCTGGACTGTCGTTACTGTCACTCCTTTGTGGAGAATTCCAGTCACGCCAACGTGCCGACCAACCAGACCTGCTTCAATTGCCATGGTCCAGGCAAGGGCAACATCAAGTCTGCCAGCCCCAAGCTAGAGCTGGTGGTGAAGGCTCAAGAGACCAAGCAGCCCATCCCGTGGGTGAAGGTCCACAAAGCACCTGACTACGTGTATTTCAATCACAGCGCCCACTTGAACCGCGGCATTTCCTGCCAGTCCTGCCACGGACAGGTGAATGAGATGGAAGTGGTAAAGCATGCTGAGCCTCAGTCCATGGGCTGGTGCCTTGATTGCCATCGCAATCCGGAGCAGAAGCTTCGTCCGCTGGATCAGATCACCAATTTGAATTACAAGCCTGAGCAACTGGACCGCACCGCCTTTTATCAGAGCCTCATCACGAAGGGTGTGAAGGCTGAAGAAATCGCAGAAACCATCGGCGAAGGCAAAAAAGCAACCTCTGTTGAGGAACTGGTGACGCTGGCCTCTGAATCTTACGGCAAACAGGTGACCCAGCTCGAGGTTGGTAGCCAGCTCAAGAAGCACTGGCAGGTGCAACCACCTGAAAACTGCACCTCCTGCCACCGCTAA
- the lpxA gene encoding acyl-ACP--UDP-N-acetylglucosamine O-acyltransferase, whose protein sequence is MSIHPTAIIDPTAKIGADVTVGPYCIIGAGVEIGDGSWLQHHVTVMGPTKIGKNNRFFAYGSIGQQTQDLKYSAEPTYLEIGDHNTFREFCSVHRATSAGDKTSIGSHNNFLSYVHIAHDCVVGNHVIFSNNGTLAGHVVVDDHVILGGLSAVHQFCRIGTRSIIGGCAKVVQDVPPYTTADGNPARARGLNIVGLRRAGFSREQMRSIRAAFRKVYRCGLNNAQAVAELRSEELTPEAARFTDFVADSKRGITPGSKAGVDEGDDD, encoded by the coding sequence ATGTCCATCCACCCGACCGCCATCATTGACCCAACGGCCAAAATCGGTGCTGACGTGACTGTCGGCCCCTACTGCATCATTGGTGCAGGAGTGGAGATTGGAGACGGCTCCTGGTTGCAGCATCATGTGACGGTGATGGGGCCGACGAAGATCGGGAAGAATAACCGCTTTTTCGCCTATGGCTCCATCGGCCAGCAGACGCAGGATCTCAAATATTCTGCGGAGCCGACGTATCTGGAAATCGGGGATCACAATACGTTTCGCGAATTTTGCTCGGTGCATCGGGCGACTTCTGCCGGGGATAAAACGAGCATCGGAAGCCACAACAATTTCCTCTCGTATGTGCACATCGCCCATGACTGTGTGGTGGGAAATCATGTGATTTTTTCCAACAACGGCACGCTGGCCGGCCATGTGGTGGTGGATGATCACGTCATCCTGGGTGGGCTCAGTGCGGTGCATCAGTTTTGCCGGATCGGCACCCGGAGCATCATCGGCGGGTGTGCGAAGGTGGTACAGGATGTGCCTCCCTACACGACGGCGGATGGAAATCCGGCCCGTGCCCGGGGACTGAATATCGTGGGCCTGCGGAGAGCTGGCTTCAGCCGGGAGCAGATGCGCTCCATCCGTGCTGCTTTTCGTAAAGTTTACCGTTGTGGATTAAACAATGCGCAGGCTGTGGCTGAATTGCGCAGTGAGGAACTCACGCCGGAAGCGGCACGCTTTACGGACTTCGTGGCAGATTCCAAACGCGGCATCACTCCGGGCAGCAAAGCCGGAGTGGATGAAGGCGATGATGACTGA
- a CDS encoding phosphodiester glycosidase family protein, with amino-acid sequence MKACLLPALLLLLSQCVQQSTPNAAGPHPGYAQPAPAPQAAPLYPPQASPPQPIHSSWQRSTQVRTQSLPNGAELHEFSARSTTESASISVVTFDSQRCSIRIVDQPAPHAGGGVLTPLMRGMGAIAGVNGGFFHPDFSTLGLMISDGRKIGQFTTSSLVSGSIVLINQEPYLVWNQEFLGESGVTQMLQAGPRLVDTGHPLPTLNRTKNATRTFIATDGNRLWAIGTVRSTTLAGLGELLATPDLLPGLRVVRALNLDGGRSTAFYARKTDWQEISQPGWSTVRNYLAIVPR; translated from the coding sequence ATGAAAGCCTGCCTGCTCCCTGCCCTGCTCCTGCTGCTGTCCCAGTGCGTACAGCAGAGCACACCCAATGCTGCAGGTCCACATCCAGGCTATGCCCAGCCCGCTCCTGCACCCCAGGCAGCCCCTCTATATCCTCCCCAGGCCTCCCCTCCGCAGCCCATCCATTCATCATGGCAGCGCAGTACCCAGGTCCGCACCCAGTCCCTGCCCAACGGAGCAGAACTCCATGAATTCAGCGCCCGGAGCACCACAGAATCCGCCAGCATCAGTGTCGTTACGTTTGATAGCCAGCGTTGCAGCATCCGCATCGTGGACCAGCCAGCCCCCCACGCGGGAGGCGGCGTCCTCACTCCCCTCATGCGTGGCATGGGGGCCATCGCAGGAGTGAACGGTGGCTTTTTTCATCCAGACTTTTCCACCCTGGGCCTCATGATCTCCGATGGCCGTAAAATCGGCCAATTCACCACTTCCAGCCTCGTTTCGGGCTCCATAGTCTTGATCAATCAAGAACCTTACCTCGTCTGGAATCAGGAATTTCTAGGAGAAAGCGGCGTCACGCAAATGCTTCAGGCAGGCCCGCGCCTCGTTGATACAGGCCATCCCCTGCCCACACTCAATCGCACAAAAAACGCCACCCGCACCTTCATCGCCACGGATGGAAATCGCCTGTGGGCCATCGGCACCGTCCGCTCCACCACCCTCGCCGGGTTGGGTGAATTATTAGCCACCCCGGATCTGCTCCCAGGCCTCCGGGTAGTGAGAGCACTCAACCTGGACGGAGGCCGCTCCACCGCCTTTTATGCCCGCAAAACAGATTGGCAGGAAATAAGCCAGCCAGGTTGGAGCACCGTTCGCAACTACCTCGCCATTGTTCCGCGATAG